ACCTCTGGAGCTTTGGCATGGCTCCCGGCTCGAACATCAAGCACGTCTCGCCGTGGAAGTTCAGCTTCACTAAACGCTGGAATCCTTGGCTGCTGATGACACAACTCTGGCGTTGGGTATAGAGCAGCAGAATTGTAAGAGAGAGCAGCATGGGTAGACTGGCGAGGATATTGACACTTTCCTCTCCCATTTCACGAACGTACCTGATGCTAAGGCGGGTGAGGTTGATGAGGGATCTGATCTGCCTTGGTACAGAGGGGAAATCAAAATTTCCAACCCCCTCCAGGAAGAGCCTCCGGAgaggtggaggagaggagccacTCGGAAACACCCACGAATTTAAGAAATCAGAGCTTTTGATCCCAGTGAAGTGCAGCGAACGGAGGCTGTTTGCAACGAGCTTGGACAGAGTTGAGGCACACACTCTCATGTGATCTTCCTCATCGAGAACCCTATCAAAACCTAAAATCCATTTAATCTTCAGCGCCCTTAGTTTGGTCAGCTCCCCGAGCCCTTGAACAGACCTTACAGATGCATTACAGAGATTGATCCCTGATAGCTCCTCCAGGCATTGCAGATTCCCAATTCCATCAGGCAGCGGAGTAAAAATTTCATCCAGGAAAAGGCACACTAGTTTCTTTAATTGAACAATAGTTGCTGGTAGTTTCAGAATTCTATAACCTCTAAGATCTAATACCTCTAGATGTTGCAGATTGCCAATTTGTTCCGGAAGCTCGGTTATGGTTGTGTCGGGACTTGTGATCTGGTAACCAATGATCCTCAGGTACTTCAGTTGATAGAAACTTCCAATGTGTTCAATGTGACAGTTCTTAGATTTCACAATTCCTTCTATATTCAGCACTCGCAAAGCTTCACAATTTTGAGGCAGTTGCTTACCTCTAGGTCCAAATATATTAAGTGACCGAAGATGCGATGCATCCTTTATTGGCAAATCTGCAGCTTCAGAAGAGTTCAAGTGGAGGGATAACCAGCGAATCTTCCATGAAGGGTATTTACCATCCATCAACACAGTGACAAATTTGTCTTCCGCAGCTTGAGATGTAATAAAATCCAATACAATATCATGGACTCCGCAGATTTTCACTCTTGTGCCATCTGCCCCAATCTTTCTTGCTTGAATCATGCTTCTATTGATAAGCTCATTCAAATAGCTTTCTCCAAGCCTCTCCATATCTCCTCTGTTTTCCCCACCGATTAAGCCTTCAGCCAtccaattccatatcaaaaatCTGCTGTCAATGTAGTAACCCTCCGGGAAGACACTCAGATATAAAAAACAAGCCTTTAAATGGTGTGGAAGGTCAAGATAACTAAGCAGCAATATTCTCTTCATTTGGTCAAGTGGACAATCTTTCTCGACTGCAGAAGAAACAGACTTCCGTATTTTTGACCAGACTTCGACTGTTCTACTTTTGCTGGCTAATAAACTTCCTATACTGATTATGGCCAATGGCAAACCACCACATTTCTTCAAAATTTCATCTGCTACTTCCCGCAATTCTTGGGGACAACATTCCCCAGAAGGAAAGATTCTTCCAAAGAATAAACTGCGGGAATCATCAACAGTTAGAAGCTTTGCTTCATACATATGCCCGTCCATGTCAGCACAGCATGACGTTGCCACATTCTTACTACGTGTTGTAGCAATTATTCTACTTCGCTTGTTATTATCAATAGGTAAGGCAAATTTCACATGTTGCCAAGCCGATGTGCTCCAAATATCATCAACAACAATCAGGTACCTGCATTCATTTGTTTGGGGAATGCATTAGATCTCCAGTCCATGCAAAATACAGAGCATATTTTCACTATGCAAAGAAATTAAGGCGGTAGTTAGATTGAGAAAGCTGCGCAAGGAAAGGCCCAAAATTAATATGATCCCCATTGTTGTTAGAATAGTTTGTTTGGGTAGCTGTACATAAATGCTTGGTAGAGAGAAAGATAAATAAGGAAGATCTCACTTGACTTGCAATGCAAGCTGGCTTAACCTCAAAGTTTATACGCCTTATGTTGTGTATAAAAGAGAGTAGTGATCGTAGCAATGACGAGAGCTACACTCATAAGTACTCTGTGTTAATACTAAATTCTAATCTGCTTACATGGAATAAAATGTAAGGATGTTCTGGCTCGATCAATATTGATTGCCTGTTATCATTCATGAAACTATTTGAGACTGAATTAGAATACTTGAAGAAAGAGTAAATCAAGAATGATTACCTCTTGTCTTTCAAGTGTTCCCTGAGCTTGAGTATCAGCTGCTCCAGATCCCACATTTCTGAGTTGTTGTACTCTTCTTCATTGACTTGAAAGAGGATATGTTTTAAAAGCCTCTTGATGTCGGGAGTTCGAGAAACAGAGACGAAAGCCCGACAATCAAACTGTTCTTGGATCTTGTTGTACACCTCCAAGGCCAGAGTGGTCTTGCCGGAGCCTCCAATCCCAAAGATGGCCACCACGTTTGGTTTCTCGTCTTGCTCCATCAGCCACCCAAATATTTTCTCCTGGGGGCCGTCAATGCCCACCGGATTTTGCACCGCCTCGTACTGCGTGCGTAGCCCTGCTTGGTCCAAGGGAACATGGGGTGGAGGCGGCGGGAGGCACTGGT
This genomic interval from Triticum urartu cultivar G1812 unplaced genomic scaffold, Tu2.1 TuUngrouped_contig_188, whole genome shotgun sequence contains the following:
- the LOC125526791 gene encoding disease resistance protein RGA5-like isoform X2, producing MAVTEMAVSIGTGAINSVISKLNDLLGDEVSSLVGTALLGKKVKLGIQYLRNELSSMKAVLLRLSDVEEHMDPQTREWRDRVRDMSFEIEDYIDRFMQRRRGHGGSQSQGGDGLVSKAVRKIKSVWDDFQTGKEIDELKAMVVEESERRNRYNIDQCLPPPPPHVPLDQAGLRTQYEAVQNPVGIDGPQEKIFGWLMEQDEKPNVVAIFGIGGSGKTTLALEVYNKIQEQFDCRAFVSVSRTPDIKRLLKHILFQVNEEEYNNSEMWDLEQLILKLREHLKDKRYLIVVDDIWSTSAWQHVKFALPIDNNKRSRIIATTRSKNVATSCCADMDGHMYEAKLLTVDDSRSLFFGRIFPSGECCPQELREVADEILKKCGGLPLAIISIGSLLASKSRTVEVWSKIRKSVSSAVEKDCPLDQMKRILLLSYLDLPHHLKACFLYLSVFPEGYYIDSRFLIWNWMAEGLIGGENRGDMERLGESYLNELINRSMIQARKIGADGTRVKICGVHDIVLDFITSQAAEDKFVTVLMDGKYPSWKIRWLSLHLNSSEAADLPIKDASHLRSLNIFGPRGKQLPQNCEALRVLNIEGIVKSKNCHIEHIGSFYQLKYLRIIGYQITSPDTTITELPEQIGNLQHLEVLDLRGYRILKLPATIVQLKKLVCLFLDEIFTPLPDGIGNLQCLEELSGINLCNASVRSVQGLGELTKLRALKIKWILGFDRVLDEEDHMRVCASTLSKLVANSLRSLHFTGIKSSDFLNSWVFPSGSSPPPLRRLFLEGVGNFDFPSVPRQIRSLINLTRLSIRVVSSAAKDSSV
- the LOC125526791 gene encoding disease resistance protein RGA5-like isoform X1, producing the protein MAVTEMAVSIGTGAINSVISKLNDLLGDEVSSLVGTALLGKKVKLGIQYLRNELSSMKAVLLRLSDVEEHMDPQTREWRDRVRDMSFEIEDYIDRFMQRRRGHGGSQSQGGDGLVSKAVRKIKSVWDDFQTGKEIDELKAMVVEESERRNRYNIDQCLPPPPPHVPLDQAGLRTQYEAVQNPVGIDGPQEKIFGWLMEQDEKPNVVAIFGIGGSGKTTLALEVYNKIQEQFDCRAFVSVSRTPDIKRLLKHILFQVNEEEYNNSEMWDLEQLILKLREHLKDKRYLIVVDDIWSTSAWQHVKFALPIDNNKRSRIIATTRSKNVATSCCADMDGHMYEAKLLTVDDSRSLFFGRIFPSGECCPQELREVADEILKKCGGLPLAIISIGSLLASKSRTVEVWSKIRKSVSSAVEKDCPLDQMKRILLLSYLDLPHHLKACFLYLSVFPEGYYIDSRFLIWNWMAEGLIGGENRGDMERLGESYLNELINRSMIQARKIGADGTRVKICGVHDIVLDFITSQAAEDKFVTVLMDGKYPSWKIRWLSLHLNSSEAADLPIKDASHLRSLNIFGPRGKQLPQNCEALRVLNIEGIVKSKNCHIEHIGSFYQLKYLRIIGYQITSPDTTITELPEQIGNLQHLEVLDLRGYRILKLPATIVQLKKLVCLFLDEIFTPLPDGIGNLQCLEELSGINLCNASVRSVQGLGELTKLRALKIKWILGFDRVLDEEDHMRVCASTLSKLVANSLRSLHFTGIKSSDFLNSWVFPSGSSPPPLRRLFLEGVGNFDFPSVPRQIRSLINLTRLSIRYVREMGEESVNILASLPMLLSLTILLLYTQRQSCVISSQGFQRLVKLNFHGETCLMFEPGAMPKLQRLKLVVFRWPEQYNPGLLHLSSLKHVSIWNWRRDRGVEDLMDEIRSVHPNHPILDRRV